The proteins below come from a single Carnobacterium divergens DSM 20623 genomic window:
- a CDS encoding B3/B4 domain-containing protein, whose amino-acid sequence MNKMIVEPAFWEVFPEGQLNILIVKGIDNHKTEVNEAYFADLLTNAMQEAKGFLKDEIFSQNEVIAEWREAFSKFKTKKGARSSIEALLKRVSQEKSFTPINPLVDCYNSISLKYGIPCGGEDSASINGALRLGIATGGEAFRPLGADKDAPALAGEFIYYDNEGAICRCLNWREAQRTLLTEETKDAILVIESINEKQSKRANQAMNELQKEIQTYFGAETTSFTLVKEKSEIAI is encoded by the coding sequence ATGAACAAAATGATTGTAGAACCTGCTTTCTGGGAAGTTTTTCCAGAAGGACAACTCAATATACTGATTGTTAAAGGCATTGATAATCACAAAACGGAAGTGAATGAAGCCTATTTTGCTGATTTATTAACGAACGCAATGCAAGAAGCAAAAGGGTTTTTGAAAGATGAAATTTTTAGCCAAAATGAAGTAATTGCTGAATGGAGAGAGGCTTTTTCAAAGTTTAAAACTAAAAAAGGAGCACGTTCCTCAATAGAAGCATTGCTAAAACGAGTGAGCCAAGAAAAAAGCTTTACCCCGATTAATCCTCTAGTAGATTGTTACAACAGCATATCTTTAAAATATGGAATTCCTTGCGGCGGTGAAGATAGTGCTTCAATTAATGGGGCGTTGCGTCTTGGAATAGCAACTGGCGGAGAAGCTTTTCGTCCTTTAGGAGCAGATAAAGATGCGCCAGCGTTAGCAGGAGAATTTATTTATTATGACAATGAAGGCGCAATTTGTCGCTGCTTGAATTGGCGTGAAGCACAACGTACCCTATTGACAGAAGAAACTAAAGATGCAATTTTAGTGATAGAATCAATCAATGAAAAGCAATCAAAACGTGCTAATCAAGCAATGAATGAATTACAAAAAGAAATTCAAACTTATTTTGGTGCTGAAACTACTTCCTTTACGCTAGTAAAAGAAAAATCAGAAATCGCAATTTAA